Below is a genomic region from Scomber scombrus chromosome 3, fScoSco1.1, whole genome shotgun sequence.
AAGTTTCCACTTTTAATGGTAAACTAACAAAACTTGATCAGTAGACAGTGTTAAGGGTGTGGTGCTGCCACATGTAGCTTGTAATACTAGTAGTATGGTGTTTTGTGAATTGGTCTGTAATTAAAGCAATAGCTGATGATTTTCCTCAGAAGTGGTGCTTAAACCCTTCTTACATAGCTATTGTGCCAGTATCTATTGTGCCTTTATATTCATACACACACGAGATATTTTAGAACCATACACTCCCCATGAAGTTATCTGTGTTTTCCTTACTTTATCATTACTCTCTTTTACTCTTTAACAAATACTGTCATGTCCTCCCTTTTTATGTGTTCGTCTGGGTTTGTTCCTGCCACAGAATCCGACTGTGACTCCCTTTGTCCATCTCCTTCCACCTCGTCTTGATAAACAACGGCATGATACATGTGATGTAAAGGACCAACCTCTGTCTGGAGTCAGTCAACTTTTTGGGTTTGTATAGTGAGAGCCAATATTGCCCTCACAAGACAAGGTCAATAAAAATTACAACTGAAATAAGATTTTGACTGAACAGCTGGTCTCTCCATCCTTACAGTGGCAGCAGAATACATTAAGGACTGCTGTTCTGAATCTCCCAAAGTGTTCATTTGAAACCAAATCTTACCTTGGCTGCTGTATCCCATATGGCTAACAGCATTATACGGTATAATCATGTGCCCTCTTGATAGCGACACAGGGTCTAGTCCATGAATATCAATTattacaatatacaatatacaatatttcagtgtgttttttacagCTTGTTCCACTGCCCCCAAGTACCCCAAACATATCAATCATACCAGCTTTGAGCTTGTATAGATTCCACTGAGgtcttttaaaatctttgttcCTTAATAAACTGACATATTACCTCCTTTGGTATGTTGTCTTTTCTTCAGTGTACTCACGTCAATCATCTCACTtccctctttcatttcctcttttggACACACTCTCAAGGCTATTGTTCATCATTCCATTCCATCTAAATGCTCTTTGCCCTCCTGCAAGCACTCAGTACATACTGACAAATACTTTACAGTCTTGCCTTGTACTGTTTTCCAACCTGCCACTGGCTTTCTAAAATCgatttttgttttgcatttctttAGTCTCTAGCCATCAGGTTAGATCTAATTACTAATATCTGGTGCTATCAGCATAACTACTTAAGCGTATTACTTTAAAATAGCACAATGGTCAATTACttgttacatttgaaaaaacaaaagttatgtAAATGAAAAGCTAAAAGTCTGCGTATACAGAGTACATTTGACGCAACATGAAATAATTCTGAATCTGGACTATGACATTAGCACCTTTTGTATTAGAATGTATCGTTGTGTttcatgtacagtaccagtcacaCTAtttcattcaagtgaatgggaaggtgtgtccaaacttttgactggtaatgTATATTCTATAGTTActcaagtaaataaatacagtatttccAGGAAGCAATCACAGGTAATAACACAGAGTACAGTAGAATGTGGATCGCAAAAATATAGTATGAAAATACTCACAAAAGCAATCCCAGGCTgtgataaaataacaaaaacaaatgtcagatCTAGTTTAGCCTGGAATATATTTTAAGAAGTCCCAGATAAGGGTGTCTTGTTGGATTCCCAATAGAGCAGGCTCCTCCTACCGCCCACTACAAAACTGAGAAATGTCACTAGGTAATAATTGCCATGGGGATGGCAGAGCCTGGCGAAGCTGGGGGCGGTTTGACTGAGGTCCATCGTTGAGGTGTGAGGCCTGTCACGCACCAGCATCTTCCAACTGAAACATAGCATCAAACAGTAGCAGGacagatttacattttattctgcTCTCAAGAGACTTAGATTAGTTCCATATCTGAGCAATGGGAGAAAACAGATGGGAATGGTgctaaattaatttattgtttttacaaatctttttttctgtctattaGGCTTTTCTTATTGATGAAGGTTATACCAGTGGCTTTGgcctttaaagtttaaatgttaCCTTAAGGTCAAAGTGTTTGAACTGCATCCTCCGACCCTCCTCTTTTCAGTGGGATATCAAAGCAAAGCAGGGAGATAATGccacacacactgaatgacATAGTACAAATACAGAACACTGAGATGTTGAGTGAAAGATGCTATAAAGACCCTAAATGTTGAGGCAGATATTTGGTATCACTATTTGTGACAGAAGCCTCATACTTTAGGGAGAATTATGAGAATGCATCGGAAATGATTTACAAACATAGAAACTCTTTATTACAACAGTATCTCTCACTCAAGTTTTAGCCATGTATTTTCAGAACACATTCGTATCATTGCAGTACAGTGgtcattcttttattttactcacagcataaaaaaaacaatctctgAACAAGTGAAAACCCTAACACAAACGTTCAACATCATTCACAGTTTCAGGATATTTAGACGATTTAGAGATGAAAAGAACATATCAAGCTCAAGTTTGATTTTGGATTGGCATTGTCACTCAAAAACAACCTTTggaaaaaatatcttaaaaaccCTGTATCCACATTAAGAAAGGACCtgtttcaataaaacatttccacatgtAGTATTATCCCTAACAGTTTGCTATAAAATATTACTTCAACTCGTCATCAAGCTCAAGTTGAAAAGCGTATCAAAGGCTGCACTCTCGTTTCTAATGAAACCTCAACAAGGAAATCTTGTTGTAACATTGAAATAGTGTGCAGGAATCATACATAACATGGAACTGCGCAGGactggattttttccccccctgcaTATGAGGTACTGTAAAAACCCtgttaaaaaatctaaatgtattCTTCTTCTGGGATAATAATCtccacagctgaaaaaaacacaaagaaggcAGTTACTGCATATGGGTCAAAATGCATCAGCCTCTTTGCAATGAAATTCATAACAAGTACTTaccaataaaaagaaaaaaggttgtgTAGAGTGATATACACAACCAACACTTATACAGTTTTACTAAACATAACATACAGTTAAGTACATCAAACGATGTAAGGAAAAGAATCATGTGCATCATACACTGATAAATAGACCACATGGCAGAAAGCTGGGCGACCCTTAAAATTAGTTATAAACTCAATCTAAATCCTAAACTGAGTTGCAACCAAATACACAATTCAGATATCTAGCTGCAAACAACTTGAAACATTTCCATGACAGTTCGGCCAGAATATGTATGCCTTCTAATCCAATTATGATCAGATTGGTTTAAGGAGTTGTGGCATTATCactgaaagtaaagaaaataaaggccCAACTACCAATCAAAAGTGACAGCAGTGCTTTTCCTTCAATCAGTCCTCTTTTATAATCataattttgtgtattttattgctgTCTTCAGTACCAAATCATTTACAAAATCACTTTCAAAAACAATCAACTCTCCAGAGTCTCAAGAAATGACTTATTTGGCATTAAAATTTGaactctctgtttgtgtgtggaaCTATTTAATCTTCATTTATTAATACCAAAGGCAATTCGTTGAAATAGCAGAGCATTGCTGCACaataatacagtaattaaaagAGAGGGGGCCTGTGTATTTCAGCAAGTGTTCCCTAATTTGAGATCAAACAGAATATTCTGAAAAAATTAAACTCTGAAAACTATTTAGTTACCTtcatataatcaaataataattaatgtgatttttttgtaaattaaaaaaggcTTTAACAAGTTACATCAATAATAATTCACTGAGTCATTTACTGTACAGAGCTGAGCGGTTGTGTGGAAGGCCAAAATACagccatttttttaaattctagcAGTAGTTTCCCTGTTCACAAACAACAGTTTGAAATGCATCTCAAATAATTGCATTTAACTGTGTCATtgtgactgtttttaaaaactagGATGGAAACTGATGAGGCAAAGTGCAATGAttcaaatatacaatttaaagtcgTTTAAATGAACAGTTATTTGTTGGCCagctttcaacatttttttcactgaaatgaCTCCTGAAACACTTGATCAAAACTAAACTGattttcagaaaataaagatgttaaaaaCTTAATTGTCTGTATATATATGGTTGTTTTTGACCTGTTCAGTCTCAATAAACTCTGAAGTCTCCTCTGCAATTTGTCCAGGAATACGGAAATCAATGGGTATGGCCTGTGCTGGCTCAGGTGGTTGGGACTGAGCCATGGGGCAGCACGCCTCCCCCTTAGGGCTGGAGGTGCTGTGAGAGTTTTGAGGATCCAAGTTACAGCCAGTGCCCTGAAGAAACTGAAGGAAATTCTCTTCTATGGATCCTTCACGGCTGGGAAGTCTGTCCTCCATCTCAAACCCTGCTCGACGAAACAGGCAAGGCAGATGCTTGCCCAGCTCCTCCCGGATCTGTCTGTTAAGACAGCCATAGAAGAAGGGATTAGAGGTGAAGCAGAAGTAGCCAATCCAGGTGACCACCTCCTCCAGAGAGGCCAGCATGGCTGGAGGGCTGGCTGCCAGTGCTGAATACAAGTGGAAAGTAAAGTAGGGCAGCCAACAACAAAGGAATTGTCCACCCACTGCTGCCAACACTGCTGCAGCCTTTCCTCCCCCAAAGGGGCGCTGCGGAGTTGCTCTTCCTGTCCCGGTCCCTGTACCGGAGCTGGTAACCATCGTGGAGCGGCTGCTAAGTGATTCCGACCGCTGACGCCGAGGTGTGTCCATCCACGTAGGCAGAGGCCCATGGTGCATGGCTGCTACCCGAGCCACTTTAAACATATTGCAGTACACAACAAGAATCACCAGTAGTGGACACAGGAAATACACCAGAGTAAAGAGGACCATGAAGGCCAAACGGTTTGACCCTCCTCCTGTCCAATGCAGTGAACAGCGCCTGTGACCCTGAGCAGGGGGAGATGGAACAGCCCCACCTCCTCCGCCGCCAACCCCACTACCCTCTAGTAGAGGAGTTCTTCCACCTTGCAGGAACCAAGCGAGCAGTGGCAAAGCTGACATGGCCAGTGCTTTGACCCATATCCCCACCAGCACTGAAGCTACTAGGCCAACAGTCATCTTTACTTCATAGCGCATGGGGTGTATGATGTAGTAGTAACGCTCCACATTGACGACGGAGATAGAAAGGATGGCAGCGCTGACGAAGCACACACTGAGGAATAGGTAGCTCCTGCACAGGGCCTCTCCGAAAAAGGCTCGGCTTGAGAGCATGCCAAGGGGCATCAGCACCAGGGCTGCCAACAGGTCCACCAAACACAGGTGGAAGACAAAGGCAAACTTGTGGAGCTGTGGGGCCTTGGCAATGACTGCCATGACAGCCACATTACCCACCACAGCCAACAGATCCATGACTAGCATGGCCAGCAGGGCTAGCGACTGGGACAGAGCCCAGCCCTCAGGCAGAGAGGAGGCAGACATGTTAGACATGAGCTGTGGAGGTGGGTGGGAGGAGTTCCACGTTGGCTCCATTGAAGGGTGGGatgaggcaggcaggcagaatCAGTCACAGGCCCATCACCCATCCTTCACAGCCAGGAAGTACGGCTAGAGAACAGCGGCTTGAAAATTAGGTCAAAAGCTGCCTTGTAGTCCGAAGGATGATGTGATCGTCAGGAGGTTCAGATTTGATAAATTTACTAAATCTTCATGTCTGACATCAGTCATATCATACcctaagaaacaaaaaagaaagacagagtaaaataaactgttaatGTTTGTACCTATATTCATTTGTGTTCCTAACAACCTCTTTTTTGCACTTCTGGTTTATATGAACGAATCCCACCAATCAGTTGCTCATGCTAAGTCTCACTTTTGCAGCTATTATTAAGATTAATTCACCCTGATGAAGTTTTATAAAAATCCTCCTCAGCCTCTCAAATCTCTGTTAAGGCAATCTTACTGATAAGGTAATCCAAAGCCAACCCTCAAACCAATTAACTCATGCAAGTATGCATTATTCAAGGCAGGGACATTTGCCACCTTTTTAGCAGGAAGCTCAGACATCTGAGTGAGTAAATGGATTGAACAATTAGAATTCATTCAGAGTTGAGCCACTTGAACAGGTCATAGTTCCTAATTCTGCAACCAAATCAAAATGTCCAAAGCACATGTGTATGATGACACTGGTCCTGTagttaaatacaaataaagggTTTTGGATCACTTTCTTTAGACTTGTattaatatagaaaaaaagtgaaagagtTCCAGTGTGGTCGTTGCTGAGAAGCTGCAGAGGCCAAATACTTTTCAAGCATACATCCTGTTAATGCATGAATACAAGATAATTCCCCAAAGCCAATCCTATCACTAAATAGGTAATAGCCCTTCCATGACATCTGCTGTGAAATCTTTTATATAGATCTATACGTAAACAGGTGTAAACTGACTGTGTATGAGTATGTTTTCTCACAAAAATATAGTTGCTAATGTATAAACCATAGATCTAAGATTATATGCATgcacactaaaaaaaacactgcactcATTACCAAGTAGCAATTTGTTATTTTGACCCAGTGTACACACAACAAGCTTTAGATAAAAATGGTCAGAAATACATTGTTTCTTGTACAAAATGAAGGGCTTATAATATTCAAAAGATACACACGTTATTATCAATAACAAACCATGACATGCAAGTTTAAAGAGAACGGAGTAGACTATAACAAGCATTAGTTTTGGGTAAATAACCcaacagtaaaatgaaaaataacactAAACTGGGTCAAAAAACCCCTTAGTGCATTTCTATGTAACATTAACCCAGTATTGTGTTGGTGCTATTTTGACTCAAACTGGGTAAAATTTTAactcagtgattttttttgtgtgtgtaagcttTTACATCTGTACATGTAGCATATTAGCATAACTGCCACTAAGAAAGCCCTGATCACTTGGCTTGACTGCATTACTGTTTCAAATAGAAAACCTGAGGGTATTCACAGGTAGCAGAGGCTGTCTGCATATCAACTGTGCTTAGCCTCTACAGACGACAAACAGACATGGGGGTTGCTGGTATATGCATGTGTCAGATGAAGAAAATCCAGTTGCTTACTGCAATAAATGCCTTCAGACAGAGATGTAACAAAAGCCCAGGGTGCTCTGTCTCGCTCTCAGTTTTAACAGTCGGAATCAGGGCAAAAACTGAGCCCTAACCTCTCTCATCATGAATGATTGCCCACAGTAAGCAAAGTCTCTAAATCACACACAGGGGTACTCCCAATTCAGTTTAACCCCACTGCCTGGTTAAGTCATGTCTTGCCGCCTACTCATTTATATATTAATCATTAATGCATTACACCCACTGTATAAAGCAAGGCCCACCTTCTATATATTCACATTACAATTGAATTAGATTTATTCATTACACTCGGCAGTATATAATCATCAGATTAGATGAGGAGAATGAGAACGAGCAAGAAAATGTGGTCAGAATCAGGGAGCGTGAGgggaagaaacagaaagagagagaacaaggcAGAGAGCATTATGTACCTGAATCAGAATATTTCCTGATGCAGCTGTCTGCTGCTTTGGTCTCTGAGGATGAAAACCTGGTTTCCCACTGCTGAGGTACACAGTGGACATCAATCACTCTACCTTGTGAATGCTGCTGAGGTACTTCCCACTGTAAGAGCCTGTTTCTCTTTCCGTCCCTTGATCTGCCTTGTGCATCCTCTCCCTGGATGACTACAGCTGTGGCAGCAGAGGTTTTTCTGAGCAGCGATGCTGATGTAAATGCTTGTAAAGGCACCAGCTCACTCTCTGCTTTCCCcctccactcacacacagtaactGCAGAGATGGAGCAGGAGGCAACTAGAAACAGGACCAATGCTTCTGTCTCCACAGGGTCCTAGTGTCCTCACTGTCGTGTTACCCTCAAAAATTAGGGAAATTGTATACAGTGTGATGTAAATACTGGGGATATATAGTCCAACACTCCTCAATATCTCACAAACTATTCAACTGTCGTGTAATTTGGATAAGATAATGGTCAGAGGTTGAATCAAATTACTTTGATGATTCTCTGACGTTTCCTCTTGTACTGCCAGTTGGTCAAACATTTTTAGCCACTGAACAGTTCAAATTATAAGAGGATACTTTAATAAGTACCAAATTCCTGACAGCTTCAGCTAGAAGTACTTTGAGATAAACCCTTTACTGTGCTAACATGCAAAATGCTGACCTGactttcaaaaaagaaaaaagaaaaacatacatggTTAGAAAGAAACCATGCTAACTAAATGTTACTACACCATGCAAGGCAAGGcaaatttatttttatagcacatttcaacaacaaggcaattcaaagtgctttataacaTAACATGCATTAAGACAGAATATAAaggcaacacatggcaaaataaaagaCACTGCAGTGTGAACATAGCAATTACCAACATACATGCTAACTGAAGGCATGCATGTTGTATGCTAACATTAACAAGTTAGCAAGATGGTGGGACTGTAAGAGATACAACAGTAGTGCAGGAATGTTGGATTGCTAATTTTAATATTCAGATTAAAGCACAATTTAGCCTAAATTCATCTGAAATCAGAGCTAAATCTAAAAATCTAGTAACCATTTAATCTTgctgtttttatacatttgagtgtaaacatttaaacacttatATTCTTGATAATTACCTCCAAGTGACCGTTTGGTGTTAAATCCTTGTGCGAACAAGCATACACATAATGCATGCCACCTCGCACTCATCTCTAATCCCTTATTTCCTCACATTTCCTCCATACTTATATATTTTGGTCATTCAGTAATGATTTGGGTATAGTAATGGAGTGTCCTCCAGTACAAGATTTACTGAGACAGTGAGGCATTGATTAGGCCAGGCCTCAGCCTCCACCATCCTAGCTTCTCAAACTGGGGCTTCTGTTGCCACGGTGATCTTTTTCATATACAGTCCATCTCATTGCTCTGTCTGCAGAGGACAATGAAATCTGGGC
It encodes:
- the LOC133977978 gene encoding G-protein coupled receptor 61-like, which translates into the protein MEPTWNSSHPPPQLMSNMSASSLPEGWALSQSLALLAMLVMDLLAVVGNVAVMAVIAKAPQLHKFAFVFHLCLVDLLAALVLMPLGMLSSRAFFGEALCRSYLFLSVCFVSAAILSISVVNVERYYYIIHPMRYEVKMTVGLVASVLVGIWVKALAMSALPLLAWFLQGGRTPLLEGSGVGGGGGGAVPSPPAQGHRRCSLHWTGGGSNRLAFMVLFTLVYFLCPLLVILVVYCNMFKVARVAAMHHGPLPTWMDTPRRQRSESLSSRSTMVTSSGTGTGTGRATPQRPFGGGKAAAVLAAVGGQFLCCWLPYFTFHLYSALAASPPAMLASLEEVVTWIGYFCFTSNPFFYGCLNRQIREELGKHLPCLFRRAGFEMEDRLPSREGSIEENFLQFLQGTGCNLDPQNSHSTSSPKGEACCPMAQSQPPEPAQAIPIDFRIPGQIAEETSEFIETEQVKNNHIYTDN